The genomic segment CCGGTTGTGCGCGCCGAGCAGACGCCAGGACGTTATGTCGATCTCACATTGATCGCGTCCGGGCAAATTGCAGCGCAGCCTGTCGTGCTCCATGCGCAGATCGCCGCCCGGGCCGAAGGTCGCTATTCGCGCCGGGCTCTTGGCGGCGTGGGCTGCGATACGCGCATCGTCGGCCGGGATTACGATCCAATCCTCGGACGTCTGGTTGGCGAACAGCCGGGCCTTGGCCGCGGCATAGTCCTCGGGCCGCGCGTAGCGGTCGAGGTGGTCGTCGCCCAGGTTGAGCCAAACCGCCACGCGGGCGTGCAGCGAAGGCGCGGACTCGAGCTGGAACGAGCTGAGCTCGACCACCGCGAGCCGCGGCGCCTCCCCGCGCCTCTCGAGCAATTCGAGGGCCAGGTTGCTGAGCGGGTTGCCGATGTTACCGCCGAGGAACACGCGCCGACCCGCGGCGCGCAGCAAGTGCGCGCACAGCGCGGCGCTGGTGGTCTTGCCGTTGGTGCCGGTAATCGCGATTAAGGGCAGGTCGATGCAGCCCAGGGCCAGCTCGACCTCGCCGATCACTCGCTGGCCGCGCTCAAGCGCCCGTCGCAGCGGAGCGATCGACAACGGCACGCCGGGGCTGACCACGATCAGGTCGCTCTGGGCCAGGGTCTCGTCGCGGTGACCGCCGAGTTCCACGCGGTCGGCCAGCGCCTCGAACTCGTCGAGTCGACCGGCGAACGCCTCGGGGCCCCGGCTGTCGCTGAGCAGCACCCGCGCTCCCAGTCGCCGAGCGAGCCGCGCCGCTGCCAGCCCGGAACGGGCCAGCCCGACGATCAGCACGCTTTGCGAGGCTAGGCTGTGGGTCGACATCGTCACCTCAGCTTGAGCGTGGCCAGCGACATCAGCGCCAGGATGATGCTGATGATCCAGAAGCGCACAATCACCTTGGGCTCGGCCCAGCCCTTGAGCTCGAAGTGGTGGTGGATCGGCGCCATCTTGAACACTCGTTTGCCCGTGAGCTTGAAGCTGCCGACCTGCACGATCACCGACAGTGTCTCGATTACGAACACCCCGCCCATCAACGTCAGCAGCAGCTCGTTCTTGGCGATCACCGCCACCGTGCCCAGGGCGCCGCCCAGGCTCAGCGAGCCCACGTCGCCCATGAACACCTGAGCCGGGTAGGTGTTGAACCACAGGAAACCCAGCCCCGCGCCGACCATCGCCGAGCAGACGATCGCGAGGTTGCCCGCGTCCTTGATCTGCGCGAACTGCAAATAGTTGGCGATCTCGTAGTGCCCCACGGCGTAGGTGATCAGCGCCAATGTCCCGGCGCAGGTTATCACCGGGCCGATCGCCAGGCCGTCGAGGCCGTCGGTGAGGTTGACCGCGTTGCTCGTGGCGACGATCACCAGCACGGCGAACGGGATGTAGATCAGTCCGATGTCCGGGGTGAAGCTCTTGAAAAACGGCACCGAGATTTGCGTGGTGAAGTCGGGCTGGGAGTAGACCAGCACGACCGCGCCCAGGGCGAAAACCACCTGCCAGACCAGCTTCTGCCGCGGCGAGACCCCCTTGGGATCGTGGTGTACGACCTTGATGTAGTCGTCGATGAATCCCAGCGCGCCGTAGCCCGCCACGACCAGCAGCACCGCCCAGGTGTAGTAGCAGGTCAGGTCGCACCACAGCAGCGCGGGCACCACGATCGAGACCAGGATCAGCGTGCCGCCCATGGTCGGCGTGCCGGCCTTGACCAGGTGCGACTGCGGCCCGTCGTCGCGCACGGTCTGGCCGATCCCAAGCTTGGTCAGCCAACGGATGATCGGCGGGCCGCAGATGAAGCTGATCGCCATCGCGGTCAGCGCCGCGACCACCGAGCGGAAGGTGATGTAGCGCACCACGTTCAGCGGTGTGAACTCGTCGATGAAGTGTGTCAGCAGGTGGTAGAGCATTACAGCGCCTTCTTCAGTCCCCTGACGATCAGTTCCATACGCATCCCGCGGCTGCCCTTGACCAGCACCACGTCGCCGGGCTCGAGGTTGTCGGCCAGCCACTGCACAGCAGCCTCGCGGTCTTTGATCACGCGCACCGCGCGCTTGGACATCCCGGCCTGGATTGCGGCGTCGGCAGCGTCCCTGGCGTGCTCGCCCAGCAGCAGCAGCCGGTCGACCTTGTGCTGGCCCGCGGCCACGCCGATCTGCTGATGGGCCGCGCGGGCGTGGCTGCCCAGCTCGAGCATCTCGCCGAGCACGGCCACGGTGCGCCGGTTCTCGCCCAGGGTCTGCAGCACTTCCAGGGCGGCGAGCATCGAGCGCGGATTGGCGTTGTAGGTGTCGTCGATCAGCCGTACCTTGCGCCGCAGCTCGACGATCCGCGAACGCATCGCCTGGGGCTTGAACGCCTCGAGGCTGTCGCGGATCAGCAGCGGCGACGCGCCGAGCACGTGGGCCGCCGCAGCCGCGGCCAACGCGTTGTACACGCTGTGCGCTCCGTAGGTCGAAAGGCTCAGTTCGAGTGTCTCGCCACCGATTTGCAGCTTGGCGGTAATCCCGTCGAACCCCAGGTTGCGGATCTGCGTGGCGCGTACGTCGGCGTCGCGGTGCTTACCGAAGGTCACGACCTTGAAGTCGCGGCCGCGCACCAGCAGCATCGCCCGCCTATCGTCGCGGTTGATCACTGCGGTGTTGCGCGGGCCGAAGCGGTCGAACAGCTCACCCTTGGCGCGCGCCACGGCGGCCAGGGTCTTGAGCGTCTCAAGGTGCACCGGGCTGATGTTGGTCACCACGCCGATGTCGGGCGAGGCGATCTGCGCCAGGCGCGAGATCTCGCCCACGCGATTCATCCCCATCTCGAGCACCGCCGCGGGGTGGTCGGGCTTGAGGTTGAACACGGTCAGCGGCAGGCCGATCAGGTTGTTGAAGTTGCCGCGCGTGCGCAGCACCTCGCGGCCGTAATGCTGCTCGAGCACCGCGGCCAGCATCTCCTTGCAAGTGGTCTTGCCCACCGAGCCGGTGATTCCCACCACCGGGATGCGTGTCAAGGCCAGGATCTGTCGCGCGATCTCGCCCAGGGCGTACAGCGTATCGTCGACCTCGAGCACGTGCATGCGGCAGCCCGCGACCCGCGAGGCCTCGCCGCGATGCACCATCAGTCCGCCGGCGCCGCGCTCGAGCGCCTTGTCGAGGAACTTGTGTCCGTCGAAATTCGGCCCCTTGAGCGCGACGAACAGCTCGCCGGGCTTGAGCGTGCGCGTGTCGGTGCTGATGCCGGAGAACTCCTTGCGGCGCCCCTTGATCGCGGGACGCGCGTTGGCGGCGCCGACGATCAGTCCGATGTTGAAGTAGCTCGATCTCATCTGGGCCCTTCCGCTGCGACCAATGCTCCGGCCGCCTGTTCACGGTCGTCGAAATGCCGCTTATCGCGGCCGACGATCTGGTAGTCCTCGTGCCCCTTGCCCGCGATCAGCACCACGTCCCCGGCCTGCGCCAACTCCACCGCCGTGCGGATCGCCTCGGCGCGGTCAACGATCACGCAGAACGCCTTTCCCGCGCCCGATCCGACCTGCTGCGGCTGCCTGCGCTCGACGCCCAGGGCCTCGATGCCCGGAACGATCTGTCCGATGATCTCCAGCGGGTCTTCGGTGCGCGGATTGTCCGAGGTGACGATCGTCAGGTCCGAACCCTGGGCCGCGGCGCGCCCCATCAGCGGGCGCTTGCCCCGATCGCGGTCGCCGCCGCAGCCGAAGACCGTGATCACCCGGCCGCGCGCCAGGTTGCGCACGGCCGCGAGCACGTTGCTAAGCGCGCCGTCGGTATGTGCATAGTCGACCAGCACCAGCGGATCGCGCGAGCCGGGCACCGGCTCGAGCCGTCCGGGAACCGCGGCCAGCCCATCGGCGCCGCGCAGTACCTCGCGCATCGACAGCCCCAGACTCAGGGCCAGGCCCGCGGCCACGGCCAGGTTCGGGCCGACGAACGCGCCGAGCAGCGGACTGTGCACCTCGTACGACTCGTTGCTGCGGCGAAAAGTTCCCTGCAGGCCGTCCAGGCCGTAGCGCGCGTCGCTCAGCGCCAGGTCGGCGTCCAGCGCATTGACGGCGCTGACCCGCAGCACCGGAACCAGGCTGCGCCGCGCCAGGTCGAGCCCCTCGTCCGAGTCGATCAGGATCACCGCCTTGGACGCCTTGGACGAGGCCGGCAGCAGCCGGGTGAACAGCAGCGCCTTGGCCTCGAGGTAGTCGCGCATCGAGCCGTGGAAATCCAGGTGGTCGCGGCTGAGATTGGTGAACGCGCCGACGTCGAAACGGCAGTGGTTGACGCGGCCCAGCTCGAGCCCGTGGCTCGAGACCTCGACGATCACGTCCTGGACCCCGGCGCGGGCCATCTGGTCGATGGTGCGCGCGAGCAGCGCCGGGTTGGGCGTGGTGTTCGGCGCCTCTAAGCTGCGGCCGCCGTAGCGGTAGTTGACCGTGCCGATCACGCCCACGTTGCGGCCGGCCTGCTCGAGCATCGCCTCGAGTTGGTAGACCACCGAGGTCTTGCCGTTGGTGCCGGTGATGCCGATCAGCCGCACGCGCGCGGTGGGATCGCCGTAGAACCTGTGGGCGATCAGCGCCAGAGCCGCGTGGGTGTCGGCCACCGCGGCGCAGGGAACGTCGTCGCGCAACAGCTCGGGCCGCTGCAGCAGCAGTGCCGCGGCGCCGGCGTCGATCGCCGCCTGCACGAAGTCGTGGCCGTCGACCACGCTGCCGGGCAACGCCACGAAAAGGCAGCCCGGGCCGACCCGCCGCGAGTCGAACTCCAGGGCCTCGATCTCCACCGACTGGTCGCCGCGAACGTCGATAGTCTCGATTTTGTGAAGCAGCTGGTCAAAGGTCATCGCTGCTCCCCCGCCGGGTCGGCGAAGCGCACCAGCACTCGCTCACCGCGGGCGACCATGCTGCCGGGTCCGGGGACCTGGGATACGCAGACGCCGCTCCCCTCGGTTTTGAGCCGGATGCCGCTACGCTCGGCCAGGGCGTAGGCTTGTCGCACGGGCAA from the Candidatus Alcyoniella australis genome contains:
- the murD gene encoding UDP-N-acetylmuramoyl-L-alanine--D-glutamate ligase, coding for MSTHSLASQSVLIVGLARSGLAAARLARRLGARVLLSDSRGPEAFAGRLDEFEALADRVELGGHRDETLAQSDLIVVSPGVPLSIAPLRRALERGQRVIGEVELALGCIDLPLIAITGTNGKTTSAALCAHLLRAAGRRVFLGGNIGNPLSNLALELLERRGEAPRLAVVELSSFQLESAPSLHARVAVWLNLGDDHLDRYARPEDYAAAKARLFANQTSEDWIVIPADDARIAAHAAKSPARIATFGPGGDLRMEHDRLRCNLPGRDQCEIDITSWRLLGAHNRLNLEAAVGCALLAGADSEALAAGVADFAPLPHRLEPVGEIRGVRFYNDSKATTPDSLIAAVRSFEEPLVLIAGGRGKGADFSVLREAVAERARAVLLIGEAADELQHVLQGVTRLERCDTLEQAVRLGLELAAPDASVLLSPACASFDMFDDYEHRGRSFTAAVRTLAGGEA
- the mraY gene encoding phospho-N-acetylmuramoyl-pentapeptide-transferase, with protein sequence MLYHLLTHFIDEFTPLNVVRYITFRSVVAALTAMAISFICGPPIIRWLTKLGIGQTVRDDGPQSHLVKAGTPTMGGTLILVSIVVPALLWCDLTCYYTWAVLLVVAGYGALGFIDDYIKVVHHDPKGVSPRQKLVWQVVFALGAVVLVYSQPDFTTQISVPFFKSFTPDIGLIYIPFAVLVIVATSNAVNLTDGLDGLAIGPVITCAGTLALITYAVGHYEIANYLQFAQIKDAGNLAIVCSAMVGAGLGFLWFNTYPAQVFMGDVGSLSLGGALGTVAVIAKNELLLTLMGGVFVIETLSVIVQVGSFKLTGKRVFKMAPIHHHFELKGWAEPKVIVRFWIISIILALMSLATLKLR
- the murF gene encoding UDP-N-acetylmuramoyl-tripeptide--D-alanyl-D-alanine ligase; the encoded protein is MRSSYFNIGLIVGAANARPAIKGRRKEFSGISTDTRTLKPGELFVALKGPNFDGHKFLDKALERGAGGLMVHRGEASRVAGCRMHVLEVDDTLYALGEIARQILALTRIPVVGITGSVGKTTCKEMLAAVLEQHYGREVLRTRGNFNNLIGLPLTVFNLKPDHPAAVLEMGMNRVGEISRLAQIASPDIGVVTNISPVHLETLKTLAAVARAKGELFDRFGPRNTAVINRDDRRAMLLVRGRDFKVVTFGKHRDADVRATQIRNLGFDGITAKLQIGGETLELSLSTYGAHSVYNALAAAAAAHVLGASPLLIRDSLEAFKPQAMRSRIVELRRKVRLIDDTYNANPRSMLAALEVLQTLGENRRTVAVLGEMLELGSHARAAHQQIGVAAGQHKVDRLLLLGEHARDAADAAIQAGMSKRAVRVIKDREAAVQWLADNLEPGDVVLVKGSRGMRMELIVRGLKKAL
- a CDS encoding UDP-N-acetylmuramoyl-L-alanyl-D-glutamate--2,6-diaminopimelate ligase; this encodes MTFDQLLHKIETIDVRGDQSVEIEALEFDSRRVGPGCLFVALPGSVVDGHDFVQAAIDAGAAALLLQRPELLRDDVPCAAVADTHAALALIAHRFYGDPTARVRLIGITGTNGKTSVVYQLEAMLEQAGRNVGVIGTVNYRYGGRSLEAPNTTPNPALLARTIDQMARAGVQDVIVEVSSHGLELGRVNHCRFDVGAFTNLSRDHLDFHGSMRDYLEAKALLFTRLLPASSKASKAVILIDSDEGLDLARRSLVPVLRVSAVNALDADLALSDARYGLDGLQGTFRRSNESYEVHSPLLGAFVGPNLAVAAGLALSLGLSMREVLRGADGLAAVPGRLEPVPGSRDPLVLVDYAHTDGALSNVLAAVRNLARGRVITVFGCGGDRDRGKRPLMGRAAAQGSDLTIVTSDNPRTEDPLEIIGQIVPGIEALGVERRQPQQVGSGAGKAFCVIVDRAEAIRTAVELAQAGDVVLIAGKGHEDYQIVGRDKRHFDDREQAAGALVAAEGPR